One window from the genome of Sesamum indicum cultivar Zhongzhi No. 13 linkage group LG15, S_indicum_v1.0, whole genome shotgun sequence encodes:
- the LOC105178017 gene encoding E3 ubiquitin-protein ligase CHFR isoform X2, which produces MERGESSGSNSSSDDIWAKLVPLDSSYSDIELKSNEVTICSEVKNPSSVKQEWCKIAREKDQVSALMQNKSSSSILVDGTVVQEDDTTIIRCGTEIILGPEADGFMRYMFKVMPTEETCKKQLKINLDPEHAKCSICLNVWHDVVTVAPCLHNFCNGCFSEWLKRCQDRHSSILCPQCRAVVQFVGRNHFLHSIEEDILESDSSLRRSDEEIALLDSYSSIKSPLVVSNGRKLSRKRARAPPDEENVRDFPCPQCEYAGFQCNQSTVHLQCQSCGGMMPSGPTNTTVPQHCVGCDRAFCGAYWHAMGVTSFDAYPVCSPETLKPIADRTVTRIPLLAYEKNRHEQDITEKCIRQMGQSLQDVISEWIRKMGNREVDRTRLQLNHSEMITPQTHVCRDCYDKLVSFLLYWFRITLPKHFLPPEAVQREDCWYGYACRTQHHNEEHARKRNHVCRPTRGAHMS; this is translated from the exons TATCTGGGCTAAACTAG TGCCATTGGACTCGAGTTATTCAGATATAGAGTTGAAGTCTAATGAGGTGACAATCTGCTCAGAGGTCAAGAATCCTTCAAGTGTAAAGCAAGAATGGTGCAAGATAGCTAGGGAAAAGGATCAAGTTTCTGCCTTGATGCAAAACAAGAG TTCTAGTTCAATCCTTGTTGATGGCACGGTTGTTCAAGAAGATGATACAACCATCATTAGATGTGGCACTGAAATTATTCTGGGTCCTGAGGCTGATG GGTTTATGAGGTATATGTTTAAAGTAATGCCTACCGAAGAAACTTGTAAGAAGCAGCTGAAG ATAAATCTAGACCCTGAACATGCAAAATGCTCAATTTGCTTAAATGTTTGGCATGATGTTGTGACTGTTGCACCCTGCCTTCATAATTTCTg CAATGGATGTTTCTCGGAGTGGTTGAAAAGGTGCCAAGACAGACACTCTAGCATTTTATGTCCTCAGTGCAGGGCAGTTGTTCAGTTTGTTGGAAGAAACCATTTTTTGCATAGTATTGAAGAG GATATACTGGAATCTGATTCTTCTCTAAGGCGTTCAGATGAGGAGATTGCTCTTTTAGATTCCTATTCATCAATTAAGTCACCCCTT GTTGTTAGCAATGGAAGGAAACTAAGCCGGAAGAGGGCACGTGCTCCACCTGATGAAGAGAATGTAAGGGATTTTCCATGCCCACAATGCG AATATGCGGGATTCCAGTGCAACCAATCCACAGTTCATCTCCAATGTCAATCGTGTGGCGGAATGATGCCCTCTGGACCAACAAATACCACTGTCCCACAACACT GTGTAGGATGTGATCGAGCATTTTGTGGTGCTTATTGGCATGCTATGGGGGTTACCAGTTTTGATGCCTATCCTGTGTGCAGCCCTGAAACTCTAAAACCT ATTGCTGACCGCACTGTGACTAGAATACCATTGTTAGCTTATGAAAAGAATAGACACGAACAAGAC ATAACAGAAAAATGTATCAGGCAAATGGGACAATCATTGCAGGATGTGATTTCAGAATGGATAAGAAAGATGGGGAACCGAGAAGTAG ATAGGACAAGACTTCAATTGAATCACTCCGAGATGATTACTCCTCAGACACACGTTTGCCG TGATTGCTATGACAAACTAGTCTCGTTTCTCTTGTACTGGTTCCGGATCACATTGCCAAAACAT TTTCTACCTCCAGAAGCAGTGCAGCGGGAAGACTGCTGGTACGGATACGCATGTCGGACACAGCACCATAACGAAGAGCACGCTCGCAAGAGGAACCACGTCTGTCGTCCGACAAGGGGTGCTCACATGTCTTAA
- the LOC105178017 gene encoding E3 ubiquitin-protein ligase CHFR isoform X1: MERGESSGSNSSSDDIWAKLVPLDSSYSDIELKSNEVTICSEVKNPSSVKQEWCKIAREKDQVSALMQNKSSSSILVDGTVVQEDDTTIIRCGTEIILGPEADGFMRYMFKVMPTEETCKKQLKINLDPEHAKCSICLNVWHDVVTVAPCLHNFCNGCFSEWLKRCQDRHSSILCPQCRAVVQFVGRNHFLHSIEEDILESDSSLRRSDEEIALLDSYSSIKSPLVVSNGRKLSRKRARAPPDEENVRDFPCPQCATEYAGFQCNQSTVHLQCQSCGGMMPSGPTNTTVPQHCVGCDRAFCGAYWHAMGVTSFDAYPVCSPETLKPIADRTVTRIPLLAYEKNRHEQDITEKCIRQMGQSLQDVISEWIRKMGNREVDRTRLQLNHSEMITPQTHVCRDCYDKLVSFLLYWFRITLPKHFLPPEAVQREDCWYGYACRTQHHNEEHARKRNHVCRPTRGAHMS, translated from the exons TATCTGGGCTAAACTAG TGCCATTGGACTCGAGTTATTCAGATATAGAGTTGAAGTCTAATGAGGTGACAATCTGCTCAGAGGTCAAGAATCCTTCAAGTGTAAAGCAAGAATGGTGCAAGATAGCTAGGGAAAAGGATCAAGTTTCTGCCTTGATGCAAAACAAGAG TTCTAGTTCAATCCTTGTTGATGGCACGGTTGTTCAAGAAGATGATACAACCATCATTAGATGTGGCACTGAAATTATTCTGGGTCCTGAGGCTGATG GGTTTATGAGGTATATGTTTAAAGTAATGCCTACCGAAGAAACTTGTAAGAAGCAGCTGAAG ATAAATCTAGACCCTGAACATGCAAAATGCTCAATTTGCTTAAATGTTTGGCATGATGTTGTGACTGTTGCACCCTGCCTTCATAATTTCTg CAATGGATGTTTCTCGGAGTGGTTGAAAAGGTGCCAAGACAGACACTCTAGCATTTTATGTCCTCAGTGCAGGGCAGTTGTTCAGTTTGTTGGAAGAAACCATTTTTTGCATAGTATTGAAGAG GATATACTGGAATCTGATTCTTCTCTAAGGCGTTCAGATGAGGAGATTGCTCTTTTAGATTCCTATTCATCAATTAAGTCACCCCTT GTTGTTAGCAATGGAAGGAAACTAAGCCGGAAGAGGGCACGTGCTCCACCTGATGAAGAGAATGTAAGGGATTTTCCATGCCCACAATGCG CCACAGAATATGCGGGATTCCAGTGCAACCAATCCACAGTTCATCTCCAATGTCAATCGTGTGGCGGAATGATGCCCTCTGGACCAACAAATACCACTGTCCCACAACACT GTGTAGGATGTGATCGAGCATTTTGTGGTGCTTATTGGCATGCTATGGGGGTTACCAGTTTTGATGCCTATCCTGTGTGCAGCCCTGAAACTCTAAAACCT ATTGCTGACCGCACTGTGACTAGAATACCATTGTTAGCTTATGAAAAGAATAGACACGAACAAGAC ATAACAGAAAAATGTATCAGGCAAATGGGACAATCATTGCAGGATGTGATTTCAGAATGGATAAGAAAGATGGGGAACCGAGAAGTAG ATAGGACAAGACTTCAATTGAATCACTCCGAGATGATTACTCCTCAGACACACGTTTGCCG TGATTGCTATGACAAACTAGTCTCGTTTCTCTTGTACTGGTTCCGGATCACATTGCCAAAACAT TTTCTACCTCCAGAAGCAGTGCAGCGGGAAGACTGCTGGTACGGATACGCATGTCGGACACAGCACCATAACGAAGAGCACGCTCGCAAGAGGAACCACGTCTGTCGTCCGACAAGGGGTGCTCACATGTCTTAA
- the LOC105178018 gene encoding defensin-like protein 1 produces the protein MERKAFGIFFLLFIVLVSQVTIPQAEARVCQSQSHGYRGPCLRNHNCALVCRNEGFSGGRCRGFRRRCFCTKLC, from the exons ATGGAGAGGAAGGCATTCGGGATCTTCTTTCTGCTTTTCATTGTCCTGGTTTCTC AGGTGACAATCCCTCAAGCGGAAGCAAGGGTTTGCCAGTCGCAGAGCCACGGATACAGGGGCCCGTGTTTGCGCAATCACAACTGCGCATTAGTTTGCAGGAACGAGGGATTCTCGGGCGGGAGATGCCGAGGGTTCCGCCGCCGCTGCTTCTGCACTAAACTCTGTTGA